CCCGATGTCATGAATGAGCTTGTCACCCGCGGCTGGATCGGTGAGAAGGGCGGCCAGGGATTCTATAAAAAAGTAAAGAGCGAGCAAGGCAGCAAAATTTTATCGCTCAACCTGTCCACGATGGAGTACAATCCGAGCGCCAAAGTGAGCTCCGCTTCCATCGAAGCCGCCAAAGCGGTGAAGGGAGCCAAGCGGAAGATCAAGGCATTCCTCGGTACGCAGGATCGTTACTCTGAACTGGCTTGGAATGTATTGAAGCAAGTGCTTGTCTATGCGGCCGACAAGCTCGGAGAGATAGCCGATTCCATTCAGGACATCGACAACGCGATGAAATGGGGCTTCAACTGGGAGCTCGGTCCATTCGAGACCTGGGATCTGATCGGACTGCCGGAATCCGTGCAGCGCATGGAAGCGGAGGGCATGATCGTCCCGGCTTGGGTGAAGGATTGGATTGCCGCCGGGAACAAGTCCTTCTATCAGCAGAAGGACGGCGAGGTGTTCCATTATTTCAAAGGCGAGTATAAGGGCGTAGAGGTTCAGCCTGAGCTGATCTCGCTGCAAGCGCTCAAATCGCAAAACCGGATCATCCGCTCGAATACGGGGGCGAACCTGATTGATATTGGAGATGGCGTGGCATGTCTTGAATTCACGTCCCCGAACAATGCGATCGGCGCCGATATTCTGGTCATGATCCAGCAGAGCGTGGAAGAGGTCAGGGCCAATTACCGCGGGCTGGTGCTGGCGAACGAAGGCCGCAACTTCTGCGTCGGCGCCAACCTGATGCTTATGCTGATGGAAGCGCAGAGCGGCGATTGGGATGAGGTGGATGACATCATCCGTCTGTTCCAAGGCAGCATGATGAAGCTGAAGGGGTTGGAGAAGCCGGTTGTGGCTGCGCCTCACCGGATGACGCTGGGCGGCGGCGTGGAAGCGTGCCTGCCGGCTGACCGGATCATTTTCTCGGCGGAGACCTATTTCGGTCTCGTAGAAACGGGGGTCGGCCTCATTCCGGCAGGCGGCGGCTGCAAGGAGCTGGCGCTCATGACCAGCAACCGTCATCCCGACAAGGAGAGCGACCTCCAGCCGGAGATTAACAAAATCTTCGAGATGGTGGCGATGGCGAAGGCATCGACCAGCGGACATGAAGCAATCCGCATGGGTTATGGGCGCAGCGGGGATACGGTGGTCATGAATCAGGATTACCGGATCTATGAAGCGAAGCAGGCGGTACTTGCGATGGACCGGGCAGGCTATGTTCCGCCGCAGCCGGGCAAAGCCCGCGTGGTCGGCCGCGACGGCCGGGCCGTGCTCCAGATGGGCGCCATCGACATGAAGCGCAGCGGTTATATCAGCGATCACGATCTGTTGATCGCGAAGAAGCTGGCGCACATCCTGACGGGCGGCGATGTTCCCGCGGGAACCGTGGTGAGCGAGCAGCATCTGCTCGACCTGGAGCGGGAAGCGTTCCTCAGCCTGCTCGGCGAGGTCAAAACCCAGCAGCGCATGCAGCATATGCTGGCGAAAGGCAAGCCGCTGCGGAATTAGGGGCGATTCAGCTTGGACGGTACTTCCTTGGCAATTTTGAGCGTCTCGACTTCCGGTCTCTCCTTGCCTTCGGTATCTTGAAAGCAATCAGGACATGACGAAAGCTAAATGTTGGTATAGTCCTTAAAGCTTCACAGCTAAAAGATTAGCTATCATCCGCAACGTGCGATTCGCCAAATCAAACGTGGATACGGTACATGTGGCAGATTGTCCGTGCTGTTGAAGTTTGGGTGATGGCAGCTCTTTAATCAGTTCCACCTGTTACGAATTCATTTCACGGCCGATTAGCGGCCCGCGCAATTATAAACGGTATTGGATCCAACCATTTCAAGTTGATGAGGTGAATGGCATGAGAGAAGCAGTCATAGTATCCCTTGCCCGCACTCCGGTGGGGAAGGCGAAGAAGGGCAGTTTTGCTCAGACGCGCGTGGAGGATCTCGGCAAAGCCGTACTGGAAGCCGTCATTGAGCGTGCACCGGGCCTGAAAAAAGAGGACGTTGAGGATATCATCCTCGGC
This Paenibacillus sp. JZ16 DNA region includes the following protein-coding sequences:
- a CDS encoding 3-hydroxyacyl-CoA dehydrogenase/enoyl-CoA hydratase family protein, with product MSNTITKESVSGSGVASRNITKAAVIGSGVMGSGIAAHLANAGIPCLLLDIVPKSLTAEEEKAGLSLDHPKVRNRLAAKAIAALPKSSTAPLYSVDFVGRITPGNTEDHLSQLKDVDWIIEVVTERLEIKKSIFKQIEGVRKEGSIVSTNTSGISVNAMVEDCSEEFRSHFLGTHFFNPPRHMKLLEIIPGFDTDPDITKFMVDFCTKRLGKGVVLAKDTPNFISNRIGTYGLLVTLQEMVKNSYTVEEVDAATGPVLGRPKSATFRTLDLVGIDTFVHVARNVYDSVPDGNEKDVFTVPDVMNELVTRGWIGEKGGQGFYKKVKSEQGSKILSLNLSTMEYNPSAKVSSASIEAAKAVKGAKRKIKAFLGTQDRYSELAWNVLKQVLVYAADKLGEIADSIQDIDNAMKWGFNWELGPFETWDLIGLPESVQRMEAEGMIVPAWVKDWIAAGNKSFYQQKDGEVFHYFKGEYKGVEVQPELISLQALKSQNRIIRSNTGANLIDIGDGVACLEFTSPNNAIGADILVMIQQSVEEVRANYRGLVLANEGRNFCVGANLMLMLMEAQSGDWDEVDDIIRLFQGSMMKLKGLEKPVVAAPHRMTLGGGVEACLPADRIIFSAETYFGLVETGVGLIPAGGGCKELALMTSNRHPDKESDLQPEINKIFEMVAMAKASTSGHEAIRMGYGRSGDTVVMNQDYRIYEAKQAVLAMDRAGYVPPQPGKARVVGRDGRAVLQMGAIDMKRSGYISDHDLLIAKKLAHILTGGDVPAGTVVSEQHLLDLEREAFLSLLGEVKTQQRMQHMLAKGKPLRN